The following coding sequences are from one Pigmentibacter sp. JX0631 window:
- a CDS encoding Cof-type HAD-IIB family hydrolase, with protein sequence MKAVAIDLDGTLLNKKHEVSEFSKNILQQLSNSGIRIILASARPIKSVLKIAAEIGLANYPMIAGNGAIIASATDNILFRASIDADELIKLFQTLKCHDQFNTLTLHIYSDFDWYIPFLTNKAQEEIDIIGFNPTEINKQVLELKNPVQKIMLVGNPVVLVEIKKYIETNLQKVNCVFSKSDSLEINALGVSKFLGVSTYAQLYQFSLSEFIAFGDGDNDELMLKNCGIGVAMANATELAKKGAKFITETNDEDGVAVFLKNYFKLSQY encoded by the coding sequence GTGAAAGCTGTTGCGATAGATTTAGATGGAACACTTTTAAATAAAAAACACGAAGTTAGTGAGTTTTCAAAAAATATTTTGCAACAGTTAAGTAATTCTGGAATAAGAATCATATTAGCCAGTGCCAGGCCTATAAAATCAGTTTTAAAAATTGCCGCTGAAATTGGGTTAGCGAATTACCCAATGATAGCTGGAAATGGCGCAATTATAGCAAGTGCAACTGATAATATTTTATTTCGTGCATCTATAGATGCAGATGAACTTATTAAATTGTTTCAAACATTAAAATGTCATGATCAATTTAATACTCTTACTTTGCATATATATTCGGATTTTGATTGGTATATCCCATTTTTAACAAATAAAGCTCAAGAAGAAATTGATATTATAGGATTTAACCCCACAGAAATAAATAAACAAGTATTAGAATTAAAAAATCCAGTACAAAAAATTATGCTGGTAGGGAATCCAGTAGTTCTTGTAGAAATAAAAAAATATATAGAAACAAATTTGCAGAAAGTAAATTGTGTATTTTCTAAATCCGATTCTTTAGAAATAAATGCATTAGGTGTTTCTAAGTTTTTAGGAGTTTCGACTTATGCACAGTTATATCAATTTTCGTTATCAGAATTTATTGCCTTTGGAGATGGCGATAATGATGAATTAATGCTTAAAAATTGTGGCATTGGTGTGGCAATGGCAAATGCTACGGAATTAGCAAAAAAGGGAGCAAAGTTCATTACTGAAACAAATGATGAAGACGGAGTAGCTGTTTTTTTAAAGAACTATTTTAAATTATCCCAATACTGA
- the leuS gene encoding leucine--tRNA ligase, with translation MSYQHKQLEPFWQQHWKNKKIFKTSENLNKPKFYALDMFPYPSSSGLHVGHPMGYTATDIVSRYYRMQGYNVLHPMGWDAFGLPAEQHAIDTGEHPSKVTYRSIENFKKQLQSLGFSYDWDKEIATCDPNFYHWTQWIFTLLHKKGLAYQAEVFVNWCPALKTVLANEEVIDGKSERGNHPVFRIPMKQWMLKITSYAERLLADLDKLDWPESTKEIQRNWIKKSVGAKVYFTIKDFPEDKIEVFTTRPDTLFGATYMVIAPEHPLVKKLTTATQKSKVTEYCEASSRKSDLDRTELNKEKTGVFTGSFAINPVTNEPIEIWISDYVLMGYGSGAIMAVPAHDVRDHEFAKKFNLKIRQVISADNLKIDINNEAYTGDGFLIHSDFLNNLSVDEAKEKIISHLTKHNIGEKSITYKLRDWIFSRQRYWGEPIPILKDSKGNIIRTLNDNELPLTLPEVSSYEPTGDGKSPLSAITSWVQRSNEKGETEFIETDTMPGSAGSSWYFLRYIDPFNSNSIGDFNKLKYWMPVDLYIGGQEHAVGHLLYSRFWTKVLYDAGVCPVDEPFQKLVHQGMICRDGAKMSKSKGNGINPDEVVEQYGADTLRVYEMFMGPLTQTKDWDDSNLAGIHRFLSRIERFYLNDEGKSLLNEEPASLEDKKILHKTIKKVTEDIQNLSFNTSIAQMMIFLNNVADSQCKNKELLGQFLKILCPFAPHLAEDLWYKCILDEKISPNNEEYPFLSLSTWPAYDEALTIDNEVKIGVQINGKHRGEILINLNASQDEAVQAAMNNANVKATLEGKTIKKTIYVANRILNFVVV, from the coding sequence ATGTCTTATCAACACAAGCAGTTAGAACCATTCTGGCAACAGCATTGGAAAAATAAGAAAATATTTAAAACTTCTGAAAATCTTAACAAACCTAAGTTCTATGCACTGGACATGTTTCCCTATCCTAGTTCATCAGGTCTGCATGTTGGGCATCCAATGGGTTACACCGCTACAGACATTGTCTCCAGATACTATCGTATGCAAGGTTATAACGTTTTACACCCTATGGGTTGGGATGCTTTCGGCTTACCCGCTGAACAACATGCCATTGATACTGGGGAACATCCTTCTAAAGTAACATATCGTTCAATAGAAAACTTCAAAAAACAATTGCAAAGTCTTGGTTTTTCTTATGATTGGGATAAAGAAATTGCTACTTGTGATCCAAATTTTTATCATTGGACGCAATGGATCTTTACATTACTGCATAAAAAGGGTTTGGCTTATCAAGCTGAAGTTTTTGTTAATTGGTGCCCAGCATTAAAAACGGTTCTTGCAAATGAAGAAGTGATTGATGGAAAAAGTGAAAGAGGCAATCATCCTGTATTTCGCATCCCGATGAAACAATGGATGTTAAAAATAACTTCCTATGCAGAAAGGCTTTTAGCAGATCTCGATAAATTAGACTGGCCAGAATCCACTAAAGAAATTCAACGCAATTGGATCAAAAAATCTGTTGGAGCAAAAGTATACTTCACAATTAAAGACTTTCCTGAAGATAAAATTGAAGTTTTTACTACAAGACCTGACACTCTGTTTGGTGCAACCTACATGGTAATTGCTCCTGAACATCCATTAGTAAAAAAACTTACTACAGCAACCCAAAAATCTAAAGTTACAGAATACTGCGAAGCATCTTCTAGAAAAAGCGACCTTGATAGAACAGAATTAAATAAAGAAAAAACTGGAGTATTCACTGGTTCTTTTGCAATAAACCCTGTGACAAATGAGCCAATCGAAATTTGGATCAGTGACTATGTCTTAATGGGATATGGTAGTGGTGCAATTATGGCTGTTCCTGCGCACGACGTTAGGGATCATGAATTTGCTAAAAAATTCAATTTAAAAATACGCCAAGTAATTTCAGCAGATAACTTAAAAATTGACATAAATAATGAAGCATATACAGGAGATGGGTTTCTTATTCATTCAGATTTTCTAAATAACTTGTCTGTTGATGAAGCTAAAGAAAAAATAATTTCCCATTTAACTAAACACAACATTGGCGAAAAAAGTATTACTTACAAATTAAGAGATTGGATATTCAGTAGACAAAGATACTGGGGTGAACCAATACCAATTCTAAAAGACTCAAAAGGAAATATCATTAGAACATTGAATGATAATGAACTTCCTTTAACCCTTCCTGAAGTCAGCAGTTATGAGCCCACAGGAGATGGGAAAAGCCCTTTATCTGCAATAACAAGTTGGGTACAAAGAAGTAATGAAAAAGGTGAAACTGAGTTTATTGAAACAGATACTATGCCCGGTAGTGCTGGTAGTAGTTGGTATTTTTTAAGATACATTGATCCTTTTAATTCTAATTCAATTGGAGATTTTAATAAATTAAAATACTGGATGCCAGTTGATCTTTATATAGGAGGTCAAGAACATGCCGTCGGACATTTATTATATTCAAGATTCTGGACAAAAGTTTTATACGATGCCGGAGTCTGTCCAGTCGATGAACCTTTTCAAAAATTAGTCCATCAAGGGATGATTTGTCGTGATGGCGCTAAAATGTCAAAATCAAAAGGAAATGGTATTAACCCTGACGAAGTTGTCGAGCAATATGGAGCAGACACTCTTCGAGTTTATGAAATGTTTATGGGACCTTTGACTCAAACTAAAGATTGGGATGATAGTAATTTAGCAGGAATTCATCGTTTCTTAAGTAGAATAGAAAGATTCTACTTAAACGATGAAGGAAAAAGTTTATTAAACGAGGAACCTGCTAGTTTAGAAGATAAAAAAATTCTACATAAAACTATTAAAAAAGTAACAGAAGACATTCAAAATTTAAGTTTTAATACTTCAATAGCACAAATGATGATCTTCTTGAATAATGTAGCTGATTCTCAATGCAAAAACAAAGAACTACTAGGTCAATTTTTAAAAATACTTTGCCCTTTTGCTCCTCATTTAGCAGAAGATCTTTGGTATAAATGTATCCTTGATGAAAAGATATCCCCAAATAATGAAGAATATCCATTTCTTTCTTTATCAACATGGCCAGCTTATGATGAAGCTCTAACTATTGATAATGAAGTAAAAATTGGAGTTCAAATCAATGGAAAACATAGGGGTGAAATTTTAATTAACTTAAATGCTTCACAAGATGAAGCAGTACAAGCTGCCATGAACAACGCTAATGTTAAAGCAACTTTAGAAGGAAAAACAATTAAAAAAACGATTTATGTAGCTAACAGAATTTTAAATTTTGTTGTCGTTTAA
- a CDS encoding DUF1003 domain-containing protein: MRLSKDKLDSLCKIRDKSGSRFYEFSTSWWALFFFFILVSGCVLWNQLIPFENLKFDPYPFNGLRTVLALMGAIQTPLLLLYSRKSTDYRKHLLEQDFELEKKIFKKIEIMEREMRNNHNEYLHELKYFSKMNKKMNRKRNAIKLEQVTDKKDFISLEQTQRDSLQAKKTEKNENMTA; the protein is encoded by the coding sequence ATGCGGCTATCAAAAGATAAACTAGATTCTCTTTGTAAAATAAGGGACAAGTCTGGTTCTCGCTTTTATGAATTTTCTACTTCTTGGTGGGCTTTGTTTTTTTTCTTTATTTTGGTATCTGGTTGCGTTTTATGGAATCAACTCATACCATTTGAAAATCTAAAATTCGACCCCTATCCTTTCAATGGGTTACGAACTGTATTGGCATTAATGGGAGCTATTCAAACCCCTCTATTACTTCTTTACAGTAGAAAATCTACAGATTATAGAAAGCATTTGCTTGAACAAGATTTTGAACTTGAAAAAAAAATATTCAAGAAAATAGAAATTATGGAACGTGAAATGCGGAACAATCATAATGAATATTTACATGAATTAAAATATTTTTCAAAGATGAATAAAAAAATGAATAGAAAAAGAAATGCAATAAAATTAGAGCAAGTAACAGACAAGAAAGATTTTATTTCGCTAGAACAAACGCAAAGGGATTCTTTACAGGCAAAGAAGACTGAAAAGAATGAAAATATGACTGCTTAA